The segment AGACATAATAATCTTTGCCATACACTTCCATCGTATTGAACAAATCCTCTTTACAGATTTTCCCCTCTTTTTCTGGCGGCAGCAAAGAAGTTTCATCAACCTTCGTCCATTTTAAATACCAGTACTCGCATTCATAATAAGTTCCGTCATAAAGAACTTTCAGATTGGCTGTTTCTCTTGTACATTGTTCTTCAATAAAAGAGAATTCGGTTTCAGAGCTATCTTTCTGCATTTCGCTGGAGCTGCTCATGGAAGAGGAACTCTGCGCAGGCTGCGACATTTTTTCACTTGACGATGAACTTTCCATCGAGGACTCTGAACTCGCCGGCAAGGAACTGGAGCTTTCTTCAACTGGCCTCGGGCTCTTTTTTAAATAATAGGCCACGCCATCTTCTTCTTTGCAAAGGCAATCATCAAACGTCCAATCATTCAAAGAGGCCACCCAGGGTTCGAAATCGCCGTCACTTCCAATCCTATGCTTGCACCCGGAGATATCGGTCCAAATAGACTTATTCCCGCTTTCCGTGGTGATTCGCATATTGATGCGATTACTGGATTTGCTGTAACTCGAAGACACACAGTTTGCAAAGAACGCAAACATATCGCGCATGTACATCGACATGTAGTTGCAGAGTTCATCTACGATGTAACTGCTGTCGGAAATTTCAGTAGTCCAGGAATCATCTTCCGTAATGCCATACTTGTCATGGCAATATGCGGTATTGTCATAGGTCGGAGCGGAATCATACGGGGTTTCAGATGAACTGGAGCTGGAATCTTCAGAGCATGCCACAATAAAGAGCGCAAGAGCTCCTACCATCAACAAAGCTTTCATTGGCTTATTCCTTTACGCCGCTTTTTTCTTCGCGGCGCGTTTCGCCTTGAGTTCTTCAACAATCGGGCGGATGATTGTCGCGAGGTTCATCGCGGTTCCTATCAGAATCATGAAGGAGGCCGCATGAATGCCAATGCCGGGTTCCACCTTCAAGAGCGAAACACCCATGGCAGAATTGATTTGCCCGAGTTTCGAGAGGAAAAACCAGAGCGAGACCATCGTCAGCATGCCCATGGTAATCGAGCCTAGCGGAGTGATTAACGCGAACAAGCCTGCAATCACGGCCCCCGCAAGAATCACATAGAGGAACGGAACCGGTTCCATTTGCGGGAAATGCGGCATCGTCTGCCGGAACTTTTCCATGGCACTCGGGTTACCCGTTTCCATTTTTTCAAGAATACCCAGAGCAGGCTGTTTCAGTTCCTGATGCAAATCAAGACCCGAGGCGAGCTCATAAAGCGTAGGTTCGGCAATCACGTCGTCGGCGCAAGAAACATTGGCCAACGGCATGAACAAAGCAACAATAACAAGCAGATACGGAATTGCCGTAAGCTTTTTAAATAGACGCATTCCTTTAAACATTATTTTCCTTCAAAAAGATCCCTGGGGAATGCGCAACGGAAACCGATGGCATCAGACCAGTAACGCGGATCTTCATCATCACGTTCAGTCAGGTTCAGCAGACTTTCTTTGTCTTTCCAGGAACCACCCTTGTACACCTTAGAAGACCCCATCATGGCGCCCGTCGGATTAGAAGATTCTACCCAGACAGAGAACATGAAGTACTTGTCGCGAGTCCATTCGGCAACGTTGCCCGACATATCGAAGATACCCCAGGCATTGGACTTCTTGGTGCTTACCGGCTGCGGACCGTATGCAGGGTTCTTCTTGCCCAGACTATAGGAGTTCGCCTTGTAAATGGCGTACACACCCGGATCCGGGTTTTCGTCGAGGTTCCAAAGAGCGCCTTCGTTGTTGTCGGCGCGGCCAGCAAATTCCCATTGGGCTTCGGTCGGCAGGTCGCCACCGATAGCCTTACAGAAGGCTTGAGCATCGTTCCATGTAATGTTGTGCACCGGATGACGGGCACCCGTAAAGGAAGAACGATCCTTAATGCGCTTCGTAGAATCAATCTTGGCCATCACGTCTTTGAAGAACTGCTGAGTCACTTCAGTCGTGTGGATGGCATACGGAGACAAGGCAACGACCTTGCCCTTGTAACGGAAGGTACCAGAATCAATCAAGGCCACCGTTCCACGGTCGCGGTCACGAATGACGCGCGGAACCTTCATGGAAACATCAAGGGAAGCCCCGTTGTCGTCCACCTTAATGGTCTTAGCTTGGGGTTCCTGCACCTTATGGGCTTCTTCTTCAATCGGGCGATTCAGCCATTCCTGAACTTCGGGCTCGTCAAAAATGTACGACGGAAGTTCAAAGGAACCATGGCTCGCGACCGGCTTGTCCTTCACGACCAATTCAAACTTTTGATAGCGGTAATGATGGCGACCTTTCAAGTCTCCTTCATGGTAAATCCACACCGGCTTATTTCTTTCGATAGAGAAAAAGGCACGAGAGGGAGTTCCCTTAAGCAAGACCAATAGCGAATCTGCAGTATAGCCTTCGGCATTGCCCACCCAGGAAACATCATAGCGGTCACCCTGACGGCCATAGTTAATGCGAACAGCCTTCATTTTGCAGACACGCTTTGTCTTCGGTGCAGGCGGTTCAGCCGGAGCAGCCACAGAATCCTTAGCGCTAGAGTCCTTGGCAGCCACCTTTTTAGCATTAGCCTTAGCAATGGAATCCTGTTTCAGCGCAGCCAAGGTTGCGGCAGAATCAATCACCTCTTCGCAGGCGTTTTCGTCGTAAACCGGGTCAATAGCAGTCGGCACGAGCGACACGCGGTGCGGAAGGGCCTGCAAACTATCAATTTTACGGCGAAGGGCGACATTTACGGCACTTGCAGAACCCATCCTGTTCATGCGCCAGTAAAGTTTGGCTTCTTCACGCTTGCCGTTGTAACGTTTGCGGTACTTAATATAGACGCTGTCATCGGAAGACACCCCGAGAAGCAGGGGCTTGCGAATTGGCGGATAAATCTTGTCAAATTCGTTCGTGTCGACTTTTTCAACCGTGGTCTGGACTTCACGAGAAAGGACATCGAACAGGTGTTCGGTTTCTTCGAGAGTCTTGGCAACGGCAACCGCATGCAAGGTGACAGAGGTCGTAGCCTTCACCTTGGAGGCCGTATCTACAACCGGCAATTGCGGTTTAAGCTCAACCATAGAGCCACCCGGAACAGAAATGGCATCCACATACGGCAGGTAATTCGGAGCCGAAAGCGAGAACGCATACATACCCGGGTTAAGCGGATAAACCAAAGACGGAACTTCCTTCATGGGCACAGAAATCGAAATCGCTTCGAGGCCCTTAATGTCGGACTTGATAGAAATAATGCCCGGGCGTTCCGTTTCCTGAATCATCTGCCACTGACCATTTTTTCTAAAGTAAAGCTTCGGCACACGCGGAGAATAAAGGTATTCCTTATCAAAATAGATGTCTGCTTCGTCCTGGAAAGCCCTGGAGGTTTGAGAGCCATAGAAACGCAACAGCATTACTTCAGCAGGTTTCAGGTAGTTTTCAGCCAAACTAAAAGCATGGAGTCTTTCAAAATTCTTGACATCAACGGGACCGGAGAACCAGAGATATTCCTTAGGCCCCTTCTTGTGGCGCATGAACATGATGTTCGGGCGCAGCGGAACCATCGGAGATTCCGACAAGATCATTTTTTCCTTCTTGACAATCGCCATATTGGCGACAGGCTCCATCAAGACGCCTTCCTTGAACATAGTCGGAGCAATCCTGAAATTCTTGTCACTGTCCGCTGCCCAAATCAGAATCGGCAACAGCAACAAAAGCGGAAGCATACGTTTAAAGGACATATTTTCTCCTGTTTACATTTCTAAACGAAATATAAAAACATTTCTTTTTCCGCTCACATTGGCAGCGGTTTTAGTTCTGATTTGCCCCCATTTTGAGCAAATGACCACCTTCCGCGCCACCAACAGGCCCAAGTTCCACTTTCCAGTCCGAAAGGCGAATAATATCGGGGTGGTGTTCGATGACTATAACCGTATCACCGCGGGCAGAAAGTTTGCGCAACATGTTCCAGAGAATCTGAATGTCTTTGAGGTGGAGTCCCGTAGTCGGCTCGTCGAGCAGGTAAACCATTTCTTGGGCGGGCTTGCGGGCAAGTTCCGCCGCCAATTTCAAGCGCTGGGATTCGCCGCCGCTGAGGGTGGTGACAGATTGTCCGAGTTTCACGTACGGGAGGCCCACATCGCGCAAGCATTCCAGCTTCGGCAAGATTTTCGGCTGGTCCTTGAAGAACTCGCAGGCTTCGGCCACGCGCATGTCGAGCACGTCGGCGATATTCTTGCCCTTGAAAGTCACGGTAAGCGTTTCCTGATTGTAGCGCTTGCCGCCGCAGACATCGCAGACTTCCCACACGTCCGAAAGGAAGTGCATTTCGACCGAGATGGCGCCGCGACCTTCGCAGGCCTCGCAGCGGCCGCGAGCCAAGTTGTAACTGAAGCGCCCGTAGTCGAAGCCTTTCAACTTGGCTTGCGGCAGTTTGGCGAATAGCTTGCGTATGTCGTCAAACACGCCCGTGAAACTCGCGGGCGTGCTGCGAGGAGTTCCCGAAATCGGGCTTTGGTCAACCAAAAGAACTTCGCCGTTCTGCTTCTTGCGACCGCGAGCCTGAAATTTCTTCTTGAGGCGCGGGTAAATTTCGTCCATGACCATGGAACTCTTGCCCGAGCCAGACACACCGCAAACCACGCTGATGGCGCCCTTCGGGAACTTTACAGACAAATTCTTAAGGTTGTTGTGATTCAACTTTTCGAATTCGTAGAATTCCGTGGAATCGGTAATGGGCTTCGCCGCAATCTCGTTTGCCATCGGGATGGTATGCGTCAGGTACTTGACCGTTTCGCTGCGAGGGAACTGTTGCAGGGCATAAGGCTTGGAAAGCTGTTCCGGAGAACCTTCGGCAACGACCTCGCCACCGAACTCGCCTGCCGCCGGGCCCATATCGATAATATGGTCCGCCGCCTGCATCATCTTCATGTCATGTTCCACCACCACGAGCGTATTGCCGAGGTCGCGCAGGCGGTAAAGCGTATTGAGGAGCATGGCGGTATCGCTTTCATGCAAGCCCACCGTGGGTTCGTCAAGCACATAAAGCACGCCTTCGAGACCACTACCGATCTGGCTCGCCAGGCGAATACGCTGGGATTCACCGCCTGAAAGCGTGTCGCCCGCACGATCGAGACCGATGTAACCGAGGCCTACACCCTTGAGAAAGTTCAAGCGGCCCACAATTTCGCGGAGCAAGGGTTCGGCGACCGTCATCTTACCATCAGGATTTTTATCCTTCCCGAAGTTGTCGCGTTTGAAGTTTTCATTGCTGAACCATTCGAGCGCCTGGGCGATGCTCATGTGGTTCACATCCATGATGTTCTTGTCGCCGATGCGGACCGCCAGATATTCCGGTTTCAAGCGTTCGCCATGGCAATCCGGGCAAACTTCGCCATCCTTAAAGTGACCGAGGCCAAGGCAAGTTTCGCAGGCGCCCCAGTGCGTGTTGAAACTGAAATGCTTGGGG is part of the uncultured Fibrobacter sp. genome and harbors:
- a CDS encoding formylglycine-generating enzyme family protein — protein: MSFKRMLPLLLLLPILIWAADSDKNFRIAPTMFKEGVLMEPVANMAIVKKEKMILSESPMVPLRPNIMFMRHKKGPKEYLWFSGPVDVKNFERLHAFSLAENYLKPAEVMLLRFYGSQTSRAFQDEADIYFDKEYLYSPRVPKLYFRKNGQWQMIQETERPGIISIKSDIKGLEAISISVPMKEVPSLVYPLNPGMYAFSLSAPNYLPYVDAISVPGGSMVELKPQLPVVDTASKVKATTSVTLHAVAVAKTLEETEHLFDVLSREVQTTVEKVDTNEFDKIYPPIRKPLLLGVSSDDSVYIKYRKRYNGKREEAKLYWRMNRMGSASAVNVALRRKIDSLQALPHRVSLVPTAIDPVYDENACEEVIDSAATLAALKQDSIAKANAKKVAAKDSSAKDSVAAPAEPPAPKTKRVCKMKAVRINYGRQGDRYDVSWVGNAEGYTADSLLVLLKGTPSRAFFSIERNKPVWIYHEGDLKGRHHYRYQKFELVVKDKPVASHGSFELPSYIFDEPEVQEWLNRPIEEEAHKVQEPQAKTIKVDDNGASLDVSMKVPRVIRDRDRGTVALIDSGTFRYKGKVVALSPYAIHTTEVTQQFFKDVMAKIDSTKRIKDRSSFTGARHPVHNITWNDAQAFCKAIGGDLPTEAQWEFAGRADNNEGALWNLDENPDPGVYAIYKANSYSLGKKNPAYGPQPVSTKKSNAWGIFDMSGNVAEWTRDKYFMFSVWVESSNPTGAMMGSSKVYKGGSWKDKESLLNLTERDDEDPRYWSDAIGFRCAFPRDLFEGK
- a CDS encoding ATP-binding cassette domain-containing protein, with translation MSSYSAGDLMQYAFDRDLNKKVTVLAPFEIKDVLKLSKILTEKGYRKVYLGDKLVELPLPKIPTREKQLFAVVDTVVVKEENRARLVEAFERGYRDGNGILYVEDEKGGRLACSEKPGCPDCGWYMDSALNPKHFSFNTHWGACETCLGLGHFKDGEVCPDCHGERLKPEYLAVRIGDKNIMDVNHMSIAQALEWFSNENFKRDNFGKDKNPDGKMTVAEPLLREIVGRLNFLKGVGLGYIGLDRAGDTLSGGESQRIRLASQIGSGLEGVLYVLDEPTVGLHESDTAMLLNTLYRLRDLGNTLVVVEHDMKMMQAADHIIDMGPAAGEFGGEVVAEGSPEQLSKPYALQQFPRSETVKYLTHTIPMANEIAAKPITDSTEFYEFEKLNHNNLKNLSVKFPKGAISVVCGVSGSGKSSMVMDEIYPRLKKKFQARGRKKQNGEVLLVDQSPISGTPRSTPASFTGVFDDIRKLFAKLPQAKLKGFDYGRFSYNLARGRCEACEGRGAISVEMHFLSDVWEVCDVCGGKRYNQETLTVTFKGKNIADVLDMRVAEACEFFKDQPKILPKLECLRDVGLPYVKLGQSVTTLSGGESQRLKLAAELARKPAQEMVYLLDEPTTGLHLKDIQILWNMLRKLSARGDTVIVIEHHPDIIRLSDWKVELGPVGGAEGGHLLKMGANQN